Proteins co-encoded in one Flavobacterium fluviale genomic window:
- a CDS encoding HD domain-containing protein, with amino-acid sequence MTQINKLKIFNDPIYGFITIPNELIYDLIQHPYFQRLRRISQMGLSYLVYPGANHTRFHHALGCMHLMQKAIDTLRFKDVVISAEEENALLIAILLHDIGHGPFSHAMERSIVEDVHHEAISLLFMNQLNEEFGGRLSLAIQVFKGEYHRKFMLQLISSQLDMDRMDYLKRDSFYTGVAEGNVNSERLIQMMNVENDVLVIEEKGIYSVEKFLLSRRLMYWQAYLHKTSLVAELILMKTLKRAKELTLKGINLPCSEPLSYFMHNKVTLDDFDAEKLDLFSQLDDFDIISALKAWQRQDDFVLSTLSKMIINRDLLKIKLSAEKISMEESQSLKEQFANLHHISQLEAGYFIFRGKIKNQAYSKEAEPIRILKKDKTIEDVVEASDQLNLKSLSKLVTKYYICFPKQLI; translated from the coding sequence GTGACTCAGATCAACAAATTAAAAATATTCAACGATCCTATTTATGGCTTTATTACGATTCCGAACGAGCTGATTTATGATTTAATCCAACATCCCTATTTTCAGCGCCTTCGCCGTATCTCTCAAATGGGATTGTCGTATTTAGTTTATCCAGGCGCAAATCACACTCGTTTTCATCATGCTTTAGGATGCATGCATTTAATGCAGAAAGCAATTGATACGCTTCGTTTTAAAGATGTTGTGATATCTGCAGAAGAAGAAAATGCATTATTAATTGCTATTTTACTGCATGATATCGGACATGGGCCATTTTCTCACGCAATGGAAAGAAGTATTGTTGAAGATGTGCATCATGAAGCTATTTCATTATTATTTATGAATCAGCTAAATGAGGAGTTTGGCGGGAGATTGAGTTTGGCAATTCAGGTATTTAAAGGAGAATATCATAGGAAATTCATGCTGCAATTGATTTCAAGTCAGTTGGATATGGATCGAATGGATTATCTAAAACGTGACAGTTTTTATACTGGCGTTGCAGAAGGAAATGTCAATTCTGAACGATTGATTCAGATGATGAATGTTGAAAATGATGTTTTGGTTATTGAAGAAAAAGGAATTTATTCTGTAGAGAAGTTCTTGCTTTCCAGAAGGTTAATGTATTGGCAGGCTTATCTGCATAAAACCAGTTTGGTAGCCGAATTAATTTTAATGAAAACATTAAAGAGGGCTAAAGAGTTGACATTGAAAGGAATTAACCTACCTTGCAGTGAACCGCTTTCATATTTCATGCACAACAAAGTTACTTTGGATGATTTTGATGCTGAAAAGTTAGATTTGTTTTCGCAGCTTGATGATTTTGATATTATTAGTGCTTTGAAAGCTTGGCAGAGACAAGATGATTTTGTTTTAAGTACATTAAGCAAGATGATCATTAATAGAGATTTATTAAAAATAAAGTTAAGTGCAGAAAAAATTTCAATGGAAGAATCCCAATCATTGAAAGAACAATTTGCCAATTTGCATCATATTAGCCAATTAGAGGCTGGTTATTTTATTTTTAGAGGAAAAATTAAAAACCAAGCCTACAGTAAAGAAGCCGAACCTATTAGAATTTTGAAAAAAGATAAAACAATTGAAGATGTTGTTGAAGCTTCTGATCAGCTGAATTTGAAATCGTTATCTAAATTGGTAACAAAATATTATATCTGTTTCCCAAAACAACTTATCTAA
- the lpxD gene encoding UDP-3-O-(3-hydroxymyristoyl)glucosamine N-acyltransferase: MKFTAEQIAGILEGEVVGNPNAEVSKLSKIEEGEEGSLTFLANPKYINYIYTTKATVTIVNDTFVPEQEITTTLIKVEDAYAAFSKLLHFYNQVKLNKTGIEPQSFMSEGTKYGENLYLGSFSYVGQNVVLGNNVKIYPNSFIGDNVVIGDNVFIFAGAKIYSETVIGNNCTIHSGTIIGADGFGFVPNEEGIYSKVPQIGNVIIEDNVDIGANTTIDRATLGSTIIRKGVKLDNQIQIAHNVEIGKNTVIAAQSGVAGSTKIGENCMIGGQVGIAGHLIIGNNVRLQAQSGVARNIKDDEILQGTPSLGYTDFNKSYVHFKNLPKIVSEVEELKKQIINPKNGNNG; encoded by the coding sequence ATGAAATTTACAGCAGAACAAATAGCAGGAATTTTAGAAGGAGAAGTTGTTGGGAATCCCAATGCAGAAGTTTCTAAACTTTCTAAAATCGAAGAAGGCGAAGAAGGATCGCTTACTTTTTTGGCTAATCCAAAGTATATCAATTATATATATACAACAAAAGCGACTGTTACAATTGTTAATGACACTTTTGTTCCGGAGCAGGAAATTACGACTACACTAATAAAGGTAGAAGATGCTTATGCGGCATTTTCTAAGCTTTTGCATTTCTATAATCAAGTAAAATTAAATAAAACAGGTATAGAACCTCAGTCATTTATGTCTGAAGGAACTAAATATGGTGAAAATTTATATTTAGGAAGCTTCAGTTATGTAGGGCAAAATGTGGTTTTAGGGAATAATGTAAAAATTTATCCCAACAGTTTTATTGGTGATAACGTTGTTATTGGTGACAATGTATTCATTTTCGCTGGAGCAAAAATTTATTCAGAAACTGTAATTGGTAATAATTGTACCATTCATTCTGGAACTATTATAGGTGCAGATGGTTTTGGTTTTGTTCCAAATGAGGAAGGTATCTATAGTAAAGTACCTCAGATCGGAAACGTTATTATTGAAGATAATGTGGATATTGGCGCCAATACTACGATAGACAGAGCAACTCTTGGTTCTACAATAATTAGAAAAGGAGTTAAATTAGACAATCAGATCCAGATCGCCCATAATGTGGAAATCGGTAAGAACACTGTAATTGCTGCTCAAAGCGGCGTTGCGGGCTCTACTAAAATTGGAGAAAACTGTATGATTGGAGGGCAGGTAGGTATTGCGGGCCACTTAATTATAGGTAATAATGTAAGACTTCAGGCTCAGTCTGGAGTTGCAAGAAACATTAAAGATGATGAAATTCTGCAAGGAACACCATCTCTTGGATACACAGATTTTAATAAATCATATGTTCACTTTAAGAATCTGCCTAAAATTGTGTCCGAAGTTGAAGAATTAAAGAAACAAATAATAAACCCAAAAAATGGAAATAATGGTTAA